From the genome of Cinclus cinclus chromosome 12, bCinCin1.1, whole genome shotgun sequence, one region includes:
- the NISCH gene encoding nischarin isoform X8, translating to MEAAATGGEDGEEPPREARVLGSELVETYTVYIIQVSVGNHQWTVKHRYSDFHDLHEKLVSEKKIDKNLLPPKKIIGKNSKSLVEKRQKELEIYLQTLLLKFPVTAPKVLSHFLHFHLYEINGITAALAEELFHKGEQLLMAGEVFTIRPLQLYAVTQQLLQGKPTCANGDAKTDLGHILDFTCRLKYLKVTGTGGPFGTSNIQEHLLPFDLSIFKSLHQIEISHCGGKLIKGLTSSKHALATLSVRFSATSMKEILAPEASEFDQWEPEDALDNSNCPVTAIIPTWRTLTTLDMSHNSISEIDDSVKLIPKIEFLDLSHNGVSLVENLQHLYNLVHLDLSYNKLTSLEGVHTKLGNIKTLNLAGNQLERLCGLNKLYSLVNLDLSSNKIEQIDEVKNIGNLPCLEKVMLSSNPLSIIPDYRTKVLAQFGDRASEVCLDNIVTTEKELDTVEVLKAIQKAKEVKYKLSNSDKKISEDSRLTAASSKSNCSSLTVRPSSPSLPRPVSSSQGNHK from the exons ATGGAGGCTGCGGCGACGGGAGGCGAGGATGGCGAGGAGCCCCCGCGGGAAGCCCGAGTCCTAGGCTCCGAGCTGGTGGAGACGTACACG GTGTACATTATTCAGGTCAGTGTTGGCAATCATCAATGGACAGTCAAACATCGTTACAGTGATTTCCATGACCTGCATGAAAAG CTtgtttcagagaagaaaatagataaaaatCTGTTACCTCCAAAGAAGATCATTGGAAAAAATTCCAAGAGCCTTGTggagaaaagacaaaaggaaCTGGAGATCTACCTGCAAACTCTGCTGCTCAAGTTCCCTGTTACTGCACCAAAAGTTTTGTCACACTTCCTACACTTTCATTTATAT GAGATCAATGGGATCACTGCTGCATTGGCTGAAGAGCTCTTTCACAAAG GAGAGCAGCTCTTAATGGCTGGAGAAGTCTTCACCATCAGGCCCTTGCAGTTGTATGCTGtcactcagcagctgctgcagggcaaaCCTACCTGTGCTAATGGAGATGCCAAAACAGATCTAGGGCATATTCTGGATTTCACTTGTAGACTCAAGTATCTAAAG GTCACTGGAACAGGGGGACCTTTTGGAACCAGTAACATTCAGGAGCATCTTTTGCCTTTTGATTTGTCTATTTTCAAATCACTTCATCAAATAGAG atcaGTCATTGTGGAGGAAAGCTTATCAAAGGGCTGACTTCATCAAAACATGCTCTGGCCACACTAAGTGTTCGATTTTCAGCAACATCAATGAAG GAAATCCTGGCACCTGAGGCCTCTGAGTTTGATCAGTGGGAGCCAGAGGATGCACTGGACAATTCAAATTGTCCAGTGACAGCAATTATCCCAACCTGGAGAACTTTAACGACCTTGGATATGAGTCACAATAGCATCTCTGAGATTGATGACTCAGtg aAATTAATTCCAAAGATTGAGTTCTTGGATTTGAGTCACAATGGGGTGTCTCTGGTAGAAAATTTACAG CATCTGTACAACCTTGTTCACCTGGACTTATCCTACAACAAACTTACATCACTAGAAGGTGTTCACACAAAACTTGGAAACATCAAAACTCTGAATTTAGCAGGAAACCAGCTGGAAAGGCTGTGTGGTCTTAACAAACTGTACTCATTGGTCAACTTGGATCTGAGCAGCAACAAAATAGAACAG ATTGATGAAGTAAAAAACATCGGCAACCTCCCGTGCTTAGAAAAGGTGATGTTATCCAGCAACCCACTGAGCATCATCCCTGATTACCGGACCAAAGTGCTCGCTCAGTTTGGAGACAGGGCTTCAGAG gttTGTTTGGATAACATTGTTACCACAGAAAAGGAACTAGACACAGTGGAAGTGCTAAAAGCTATTCAAAAAGCAAAGGAGGTGAAGTACAAACTCAGCAATTCTGATAAAAAG ATCAGTGAGGACTCCAGGCtcactgctgccagctccaAATCAAACTGTTCTTCTCTTACTGTTcgtccttcctctccctctctgcctCGTCCTGTCAGCTCCAGCCAAGGTAATCAT